The following proteins are co-located in the Bremerella cremea genome:
- the glnA gene encoding type I glutamate--ammonia ligase, producing MTPKEVLALCRENDVKAVDFRFMDFPGLWQHFTIPVNHLSEDTFEDGLGFDGSSIRGWQTINESDMLVVPQPDTAFVDPFTQLPTLVLICNIQDPITREDYSRDPRNVCRKAANYLKSTGIADTCFIGPEAEFFVFDDVRFDQRAQHGFYHIDSVEGEWNRGKDEGPNLGYKLRHKEGYFPVPPSDSLMDLRNEMMQTMIECGLNVEAQHHEVSTAGQCEIDLRFNEMVKMADDLLIYKYVIKNVAKRHNRTATFMPKPVFGDNGSGMHTHFSFWKENEPLFAGSGYAGLSETALHAIGGLLKHASAVLAFTNPTTNSYKRLVPGYEAPVNLAYSQRNRSASCRIPMYSPSPKAKRVEFRCPDPTCNPYLAFAAITMAAIDGIQNKIDPGQPLDKDIYDLPPEEAAAVPKTPGSLDEALDCLAADHDFLLRGDVFTKDVIETWIEYKRKNEADAIRLRPHPYEFCLYYDM from the coding sequence ATGACGCCCAAAGAAGTCTTAGCCCTCTGCCGCGAAAACGATGTTAAGGCGGTCGATTTTCGTTTTATGGATTTTCCTGGCTTATGGCAACATTTCACGATTCCTGTGAATCATCTGAGCGAGGACACGTTCGAGGACGGCCTGGGCTTTGATGGTTCGAGTATTCGTGGCTGGCAAACTATCAACGAGAGCGACATGCTTGTCGTTCCGCAGCCAGATACGGCTTTTGTCGATCCGTTTACTCAGTTGCCTACGCTGGTATTGATTTGCAACATTCAAGATCCCATCACACGAGAAGACTACTCGCGTGATCCGCGGAATGTGTGTCGCAAAGCTGCCAACTATTTGAAGAGCACCGGTATCGCGGATACCTGCTTTATCGGACCGGAAGCAGAGTTTTTTGTTTTCGACGACGTCCGCTTCGATCAGCGGGCCCAGCATGGCTTCTATCACATCGATAGTGTGGAAGGGGAATGGAACCGGGGCAAGGACGAGGGGCCGAACCTTGGTTACAAGCTACGCCACAAAGAAGGTTATTTCCCTGTTCCCCCTTCTGATTCGTTGATGGATCTGCGTAACGAAATGATGCAGACCATGATCGAATGCGGTTTGAATGTCGAGGCACAGCATCACGAAGTTTCCACGGCAGGGCAGTGCGAGATTGACTTGCGGTTCAACGAGATGGTCAAGATGGCGGATGACTTGTTAATCTACAAGTATGTCATCAAGAACGTGGCCAAGCGGCACAACCGTACTGCGACCTTCATGCCGAAGCCTGTGTTTGGCGACAACGGATCAGGCATGCACACGCACTTTTCGTTCTGGAAAGAGAACGAACCTCTCTTTGCAGGTAGTGGCTACGCAGGCTTGAGCGAAACGGCATTGCATGCGATTGGCGGTTTGCTGAAACATGCTTCTGCCGTTTTGGCGTTCACGAATCCAACGACCAATAGCTACAAACGTCTCGTCCCTGGCTACGAGGCACCGGTTAATTTGGCGTATTCGCAGCGGAATCGGTCGGCTTCGTGTCGCATTCCGATGTACAGCCCCAGCCCGAAGGCGAAGCGGGTTGAATTTCGTTGTCCCGATCCGACCTGTAATCCTTACTTGGCGTTTGCTGCGATCACGATGGCAGCGATTGACGGGATTCAGAACAAGATCGATCCTGGCCAGCCGCTCGATAAAGACATCTACGATTTGCCGCCAGAAGAAGCAGCCGCCGTGCCGAAGACACCAGGCTCGTTGGACGAAGCCCTCGACTGCCTGGCAGCCGACCACGACTTCCTCCTGCGTGGCGACGTATTCACCAAGGATGTGATCGAGACGTGGATTGAATACAAGCGAAAGAACGAAGCGGACGCAATTCGCCTGCGACCGCATCCGTATGAGTTCTGCTTGTACTACGACATGTAG
- a CDS encoding MMPL family transporter: protein MFFQKLGKFVVQYPLAIITFWVVFAVLAIALPPHWNDVTLDGDLAFLPKNMPSVEADALFRRAFPQRQAKSQLVFAISRADAVLSEDDLRFADQMASPLQNAQGIFLYRSAEQRAKVEGASETEGEVAAPIQYALEAWEEAALLDPRNWQPLWNMAYANQQLGRMDETQQFRQQAIAVRPELVDQTLGLVPEDPFNWNQFDVLTRHTQVRGDMLASKDGHAVLVVVESRNEFMATDNIRVLQEATQYVQAWRERAKTEGLTHLEIGVTGNAAIGGEMLLAAKESIANTELYTILLVVVILLVIYRTPMMLAVPLLAIAVSFIISSWLVALLTQVHYLPGLEWVDFKVFKTSRIFIVVILFGAGTDFCLFLIGRYREELVRCRDHQWAIAQALAGVGEALTASAMTTVVGLGMMFFADFEKYRNSGPAIGLCLLVTLITCLTLAPAIMRFLGPLLFWPWGDSHQFVEKSRPLTTAWWEQISHWVCRWPGLTLTVVVLLLGIVGFPSMWNRITTGQAVEVSYDLFGDLDNDRMAKQTALQLREHFPLGESGPLTILAVNSSGKFGEREGQSIIVDLSRTIFDSDPDVDQVFSSEQPLGDKPAGFSFSGRGRQVMMLKNHRRTKEFFLAQEPKLRGEIALLRVIVDRNPFSNEAIQLLGKIENDLHAKIKTLPPPWNETKIFIQGTTPSIRDLRFVTQRDQKRIELGVIVAVFFVLLVILRRPFVCAYMILSVLFSYYVTLGITEVFFRAVYADSYQALDWKVPLFLFVILAAIGQDYNVYLATRVFEEQKRLGPMPGLLRGITTTGGIITSCGLVMAGTFASMCMGTLLGVIEIGFALTVGVLLDTFVVRTIMLPCFLALLIRFSKTADTAVTKQ from the coding sequence TTGTTTTTCCAAAAACTGGGAAAGTTTGTCGTCCAGTATCCCTTAGCGATTATCACCTTCTGGGTGGTCTTCGCCGTTCTGGCAATTGCTCTGCCGCCTCACTGGAACGATGTCACACTTGATGGTGATCTGGCGTTTCTGCCCAAGAATATGCCGAGCGTGGAAGCGGATGCCCTCTTTCGGCGGGCTTTCCCTCAGCGGCAGGCGAAGAGCCAGTTGGTGTTTGCCATTTCTCGCGCGGATGCCGTGCTGAGCGAAGACGACCTGCGTTTTGCCGATCAAATGGCTTCCCCTTTGCAGAATGCTCAAGGGATTTTCTTATATCGTTCGGCAGAGCAGCGGGCAAAGGTAGAGGGAGCAAGCGAGACCGAGGGAGAGGTTGCGGCCCCAATACAGTACGCGCTAGAGGCCTGGGAGGAAGCCGCTCTGCTCGATCCGCGAAACTGGCAGCCCCTTTGGAATATGGCCTACGCCAATCAACAATTGGGCAGAATGGACGAGACGCAACAGTTTCGTCAACAAGCCATTGCGGTGCGTCCTGAACTGGTCGACCAGACACTAGGGCTTGTGCCGGAAGATCCATTCAACTGGAATCAGTTCGACGTGCTGACTCGGCACACTCAGGTGCGGGGAGATATGCTGGCCAGCAAGGATGGTCATGCCGTTTTGGTGGTAGTCGAGTCACGCAATGAATTCATGGCAACCGACAACATTCGTGTGCTGCAAGAGGCTACCCAGTACGTCCAAGCTTGGCGCGAGCGAGCCAAAACAGAAGGGCTGACGCATCTTGAAATTGGTGTCACCGGAAACGCTGCAATCGGCGGCGAGATGTTGTTGGCTGCTAAAGAAAGCATTGCCAATACCGAGCTTTACACCATCTTATTGGTGGTCGTCATCCTGCTGGTGATTTACCGCACGCCTATGATGTTGGCGGTGCCTCTGTTGGCGATTGCGGTCTCGTTCATCATATCTTCCTGGCTCGTAGCCCTGTTGACGCAGGTGCATTATTTGCCTGGCCTGGAATGGGTTGATTTCAAAGTATTCAAGACATCACGTATTTTTATCGTCGTGATCTTGTTTGGGGCAGGGACCGACTTTTGTTTGTTTCTGATTGGGCGTTATCGGGAAGAACTCGTCCGCTGTCGCGATCATCAATGGGCAATCGCCCAGGCCTTAGCCGGAGTCGGGGAAGCCTTGACGGCTAGTGCGATGACCACCGTGGTCGGGCTGGGCATGATGTTCTTTGCTGATTTCGAGAAGTACCGCAACAGTGGGCCAGCGATAGGGCTGTGCTTGTTGGTAACTTTGATTACTTGCTTAACACTCGCCCCTGCGATCATGCGTTTTTTGGGGCCGCTGCTCTTCTGGCCTTGGGGAGACTCGCACCAGTTTGTCGAGAAGAGCCGCCCGCTGACAACGGCATGGTGGGAGCAGATTTCGCATTGGGTCTGTCGCTGGCCAGGGCTAACGCTGACGGTGGTTGTGCTGCTGCTAGGAATAGTTGGCTTTCCGAGCATGTGGAATCGTATTACGACCGGCCAAGCGGTAGAGGTCTCGTACGACCTGTTCGGCGATCTCGACAACGACCGCATGGCGAAGCAGACGGCGTTGCAACTACGTGAGCACTTTCCTCTAGGAGAGAGTGGCCCACTTACCATTCTGGCCGTGAACTCCAGTGGCAAATTTGGCGAGAGGGAAGGGCAGTCGATCATTGTGGATCTGTCACGCACCATTTTCGATTCCGATCCAGATGTCGATCAAGTCTTTTCGAGCGAGCAGCCGTTGGGTGATAAGCCCGCCGGTTTTTCTTTTTCCGGCAGAGGCCGTCAGGTGATGATGTTAAAGAATCATCGCCGTACGAAAGAATTTTTCCTTGCCCAAGAACCTAAGTTGCGTGGTGAGATTGCTTTGTTACGAGTGATTGTTGATCGGAACCCGTTTTCTAACGAAGCGATCCAACTGCTCGGAAAAATCGAGAACGATCTCCATGCCAAGATCAAGACCTTGCCGCCACCTTGGAACGAAACGAAGATTTTTATTCAAGGAACCACCCCTTCAATTCGAGACTTACGATTCGTGACGCAGCGCGATCAGAAGAGAATAGAGCTTGGGGTGATCGTGGCGGTGTTCTTTGTGCTGCTGGTTATTCTGCGGCGTCCCTTTGTTTGTGCCTACATGATTTTGTCGGTGCTGTTTAGCTACTACGTGACATTGGGAATCACAGAAGTATTCTTCCGCGCCGTTTACGCCGATAGCTATCAGGCGTTGGACTGGAAGGTGCCTTTGTTTTTGTTTGTTATTCTGGCGGCGATCGGCCAGGACTATAACGTTTACTTGGCGACTCGTGTATTTGAAGAACAAAAACGCCTGGGACCAATGCCAGGACTACTGCGCGGGATCACGACCACCGGTGGCATTATCACAAGCTGCGGTTTGGTCATGGCAGGCACTTTTGCTTCGATGTGCATGGGGACATTACTGGGGGTGATAGAGATCGGGTTTGCCCTTACCGTGGGTGTGCTGTTAGATACCTTTGTTGTCCGCACGATTATGCTGCCCTGTTTTTTGGCCCTGCTGATACGATTCTCGAAAACGGCCGATACTGCCGTGACAAAGCAGTAA
- the mtnA gene encoding S-methyl-5-thioribose-1-phosphate isomerase: MTIADSPTQAAPDPIRYEGDTAGHLVLIDQTRLPVELIYLDCRDVETVWEAIKMLRVRGAPAIGIAAAYGVIVGLQTATDKSPEEFEARFYEVVEYLAGSRPTAVNLFWALDRLKARYAAEKEAGKSTAEIHAALLAEARFIHEDDRQVCRAIGKHGAELIQPGHGILTHCNAGGLATADYGTALAVMFTCHDQGKDIHVFVDETRPLLQGSRLTAWELMQRNIPATLICDNMAAQVMKEGRISAVITGADRIAANGDSANKIGTYGVAVLAKAHGIPFYIAAPISTFDLSLPTGDGIPIEQRDPVEIIHGMGKQTAPENVQVYNPAFDVTPAGLIAGIITEKGVISPVTPENVAQVVAG, from the coding sequence ATGACGATTGCCGATAGCCCCACACAAGCCGCTCCAGATCCCATTCGTTATGAAGGTGATACTGCTGGTCATCTTGTCTTGATCGACCAAACCCGTTTACCAGTCGAGTTGATTTATCTCGACTGCCGAGACGTGGAAACGGTTTGGGAAGCCATCAAGATGCTACGTGTCCGCGGGGCACCGGCGATTGGGATTGCCGCCGCTTATGGGGTTATCGTGGGGCTTCAAACGGCAACCGATAAATCTCCGGAAGAGTTCGAGGCCCGCTTTTACGAAGTTGTCGAGTACCTCGCAGGAAGTCGCCCTACAGCGGTGAACCTGTTTTGGGCGCTCGATCGCTTAAAGGCTCGCTACGCTGCGGAGAAAGAAGCTGGCAAGTCGACCGCTGAAATTCATGCGGCCTTGCTGGCGGAAGCCCGTTTCATCCACGAAGACGATCGCCAGGTCTGCCGAGCAATTGGCAAACATGGAGCTGAATTGATCCAGCCTGGCCACGGCATCCTCACCCATTGCAACGCTGGCGGTCTAGCAACGGCCGATTATGGGACTGCCTTGGCGGTGATGTTTACCTGTCACGATCAAGGGAAAGACATTCACGTTTTCGTGGACGAGACGCGTCCTTTGCTCCAAGGTTCGCGTCTGACGGCCTGGGAATTGATGCAGCGGAACATTCCGGCCACACTTATTTGCGACAACATGGCCGCCCAGGTCATGAAGGAAGGTCGCATCAGCGCCGTAATCACTGGCGCTGACCGGATCGCAGCCAACGGAGACTCAGCCAACAAAATTGGCACCTATGGAGTAGCCGTGCTGGCGAAAGCACACGGCATTCCTTTCTACATTGCTGCCCCCATCAGCACCTTTGATCTCTCTCTGCCGACTGGCGATGGCATTCCGATCGAACAGCGTGACCCGGTCGAAATCATCCACGGCATGGGCAAGCAGACGGCACCCGAGAACGTGCAGGTTTACAACCCGGCGTTCGATGTGACCCCTGCCGGGCTGATCGCAGGCATCATCACCGAGAAAGGGGTCATCTCGCCGGTTACCCCTGAGAACGTTGCCCAAGTAGTCGCAGGCTAA
- the ald gene encoding alanine dehydrogenase, with translation MIVGIPKEVKRDEYRVALLPVGAEEFVRAGHQVIIEKDSGIGSGLTNEQYLEAGATLVDTAEEVFAQADMIMKVKEPQPEEFALIRKGQIVFTYFHFAASKELTQGMIDSGAICLAYETLRDQRGTLPLLTPMSEVAGRMSIQEGAKYLEKPQMGQGILLGGVPGVAPAHITILGGGIVGANAAKIAAGFNADVNILDINMDRLRYLDDVMPPNVNVLFSDRHVIRHQLQLADLVIGAVLIPGAKAPMLVSREDLKLMKPGSVIIDVAVDQGGCIETSHPTSHSDPTYLIDDVLHYCVANMPGAVGRTSTFALCNVTLPWALRVAKNGIEKSLAESPELQTALNIHTGRVTNQPVAATFDLPYEPISI, from the coding sequence ATGATCGTCGGTATCCCGAAAGAAGTGAAACGCGATGAATACCGCGTTGCCCTTTTGCCCGTCGGCGCGGAAGAGTTTGTTCGTGCTGGTCATCAAGTGATCATCGAAAAGGATTCGGGCATCGGGTCGGGGCTGACCAACGAACAATACCTGGAAGCGGGAGCCACGCTGGTGGACACCGCAGAAGAAGTGTTCGCCCAAGCCGACATGATCATGAAGGTCAAGGAACCTCAGCCGGAAGAGTTTGCCTTGATTCGAAAGGGGCAAATTGTCTTCACCTATTTCCACTTCGCAGCCAGCAAAGAGTTGACGCAAGGGATGATCGATTCCGGGGCGATTTGCCTTGCCTACGAAACCCTTCGCGATCAACGTGGCACCCTTCCCTTGCTTACTCCCATGAGTGAAGTTGCCGGGCGTATGAGCATTCAAGAAGGGGCGAAGTACCTGGAAAAGCCACAAATGGGACAAGGCATCCTGCTTGGCGGCGTGCCTGGCGTGGCTCCGGCACATATCACGATCTTGGGTGGAGGAATTGTCGGCGCCAATGCAGCGAAGATCGCTGCCGGTTTTAATGCCGATGTGAACATCCTCGATATCAACATGGATCGTCTGCGGTACCTGGATGACGTGATGCCTCCGAACGTCAACGTTCTGTTCAGCGACCGTCACGTTATTCGCCATCAGTTACAACTAGCCGACTTAGTAATCGGGGCGGTTTTGATTCCTGGCGCCAAAGCGCCTATGCTGGTTTCGCGAGAAGACCTGAAACTGATGAAGCCCGGCAGCGTGATCATTGACGTAGCTGTCGATCAAGGTGGTTGCATCGAAACCTCCCATCCCACTTCCCATAGCGATCCCACCTACCTAATCGACGACGTGCTGCATTACTGTGTGGCCAACATGCCTGGTGCTGTGGGCCGTACCAGTACGTTTGCCCTTTGTAACGTTACCCTTCCCTGGGCATTGCGTGTGGCCAAGAACGGCATTGAAAAGTCGCTGGCCGAATCACCAGAACTACAAACGGCCTTGAACATTCACACCGGACGCGTCACCAACCAACCGGTGGCCGCCACGTTTGATCTTCCTTACGAACCTATCTCGATTTGA
- a CDS encoding uracil-DNA glycosylase: MDVTRIRRILLQQAEGWQASGVQYVHKQAAFSLPQVESSPPPTQPETPVSQGPSEMPKAKQQPAAAASKPIELSRKPSSASEPWPSELAKFSQQERQQRLDQLREAVSGCTLCAELARTRTQTVFGVGSPTARIAFFGEAPGADEDRQGEPFVGRAGKLLTQIIEACSFQREDVYILNTLKCRPPGNRNPTTEENENCRPYFERQLEIIQPEYIVCLGRFAINNLLETVAPIGKLRGQFHPYRGSKVVVTYHPAYLLRNPSAKKDVWEDMKMMLSDMGIPIPKPKK, from the coding sequence ATGGACGTCACCCGTATCCGCCGCATCTTACTGCAACAAGCCGAAGGCTGGCAGGCGTCGGGGGTCCAATATGTGCATAAACAGGCGGCATTTTCTTTGCCCCAGGTGGAATCCTCGCCTCCCCCCACCCAGCCGGAAACACCCGTCTCGCAAGGACCGAGCGAAATGCCCAAGGCCAAGCAACAGCCCGCTGCGGCGGCTTCAAAGCCAATTGAACTATCGCGCAAGCCGAGCTCGGCCAGCGAGCCGTGGCCGAGTGAACTGGCAAAATTCTCTCAGCAAGAGCGTCAGCAGCGGCTCGACCAGCTCCGCGAAGCTGTCTCTGGGTGTACGCTTTGTGCCGAATTAGCGAGAACCCGCACGCAAACCGTTTTCGGTGTGGGAAGCCCTACGGCGCGAATTGCCTTTTTTGGCGAAGCCCCAGGTGCCGATGAGGATCGACAGGGGGAACCGTTCGTTGGACGAGCTGGCAAATTGCTCACGCAGATCATCGAAGCGTGCAGTTTTCAGCGGGAAGATGTGTACATTCTGAATACGCTGAAATGCCGCCCCCCAGGCAACCGAAACCCAACTACTGAAGAGAATGAGAATTGCCGCCCCTATTTTGAGCGACAGTTAGAGATCATTCAGCCAGAATATATTGTCTGCCTTGGGCGGTTTGCCATCAACAATTTGCTGGAAACCGTCGCCCCGATTGGCAAGCTGCGGGGACAGTTTCATCCATATCGTGGCAGCAAGGTCGTGGTGACCTATCATCCGGCCTATTTATTGCGGAACCCATCTGCCAAGAAGGATGTATGGGAAGACATGAAGATGATGCTCAGCGATATGGGTATCCCGATTCCCAAGCCAAAGAAGTGA
- the der gene encoding ribosome biogenesis GTPase Der: MAVPQVVIIGRPNVGKSSIFNWLAGRRLAIVDDVAGVTRDRMVHLQKWNDRFFEIVDTGGIGVNDIDNLTDEIERQIQIAIDSADVILFVVDVRSGMLPLDQQVAQRLRKIDKPVVLVANKADSPHMDVEADQFYRLGRGKLVSVSTLQNRNKSELLDIIVDRLPDTTSSGNEEEATEMKVAIVGRRNVGKSTFVNSLAQSDRMIVSEVAGTTRDSVDVRFEMDGKSFVAIDTPGLRRRVSVKTDIDFYSTHRAERSIRHADVILMFFDASQQISKVDKQLVRYISDEFKPCIFVVNKWDLYHTQMPTDRWATYLHETFPMMSHVPIAFITGKTGKNVKTLLNHTQMLYKQSLSRIGTGELNRILKEIVAHHPPPLYKNRKPKIYYATQVGEQPPTFVLMVNMPKAFSPSYQRYLISSFRDAVPFPEVPIKLYLKKRESSDERDEFGKIGKPQFNEEIEDEFPEETTNPDESTEEEEFDDVNEEA; the protein is encoded by the coding sequence ATGGCGGTACCACAAGTAGTTATTATTGGTCGTCCCAACGTCGGTAAATCCAGCATTTTCAATTGGCTGGCCGGTCGCCGTTTGGCGATTGTCGACGATGTTGCCGGTGTTACGCGCGATCGCATGGTCCATCTCCAAAAATGGAACGATCGCTTTTTTGAAATCGTCGACACCGGCGGGATCGGCGTGAATGATATCGATAATTTGACCGACGAGATCGAACGTCAAATTCAAATCGCGATCGATTCAGCTGACGTGATTCTTTTTGTGGTGGATGTTCGTAGCGGCATGCTTCCGCTAGACCAACAGGTCGCTCAGCGGCTCCGCAAGATTGATAAGCCGGTGGTTCTTGTCGCCAACAAGGCGGACTCGCCGCACATGGACGTTGAAGCGGATCAGTTCTATCGCCTGGGCCGGGGCAAGCTGGTTTCCGTTAGCACGCTGCAAAACCGCAATAAAAGCGAACTTCTCGATATCATTGTCGATCGCCTGCCTGACACAACTTCCAGCGGCAACGAAGAAGAAGCCACGGAAATGAAGGTGGCAATCGTCGGACGACGCAACGTTGGCAAAAGCACTTTTGTCAACTCACTGGCCCAGTCCGATCGTATGATTGTCAGCGAAGTGGCTGGCACAACCCGCGACAGTGTCGACGTTCGCTTCGAGATGGACGGCAAGTCGTTTGTCGCTATCGATACGCCAGGGCTTCGCCGTCGTGTTAGCGTGAAAACCGACATTGATTTCTACAGTACGCATCGGGCCGAACGTAGCATTCGTCACGCCGATGTGATTCTGATGTTCTTTGACGCCTCGCAGCAGATCAGCAAGGTCGACAAGCAGCTCGTTCGCTATATCAGTGACGAATTCAAACCGTGCATTTTCGTAGTCAACAAGTGGGATCTGTATCACACCCAAATGCCTACCGATCGATGGGCGACCTACCTGCACGAGACCTTCCCGATGATGTCGCACGTGCCCATTGCGTTCATCACCGGCAAGACAGGCAAGAACGTAAAAACGCTTCTTAACCACACCCAAATGCTGTACAAGCAGTCTTTGTCACGGATTGGGACTGGGGAACTAAACCGCATCTTGAAAGAGATCGTCGCACATCATCCCCCACCGTTGTATAAGAACCGTAAGCCCAAGATCTACTACGCGACCCAAGTCGGCGAGCAACCACCTACGTTTGTGCTGATGGTGAACATGCCTAAGGCATTCTCCCCCAGCTACCAACGTTACTTGATTTCGTCCTTCCGCGACGCGGTCCCCTTCCCTGAAGTACCCATCAAGCTGTACCTGAAAAAACGTGAGTCGAGCGACGAACGAGACGAGTTCGGCAAGATTGGCAAGCCGCAGTTCAACGAAGAAATAGAAGACGAATTTCCAGAAGAAACGACTAACCCCGACGAGAGTACTGAAGAGGAAGAATTCGACGACGTCAACGAAGAAGCCTGA
- a CDS encoding S41 family peptidase produces the protein MHKTSKPYKKWALALLVALVTLVPATSYGQVQIPAEARIDETAVREVLANGEQLERQGRWGEALTFYEDALRLNGFDTSVQRKANLARLHYDVGRRYADQSFIRSVDSMSREDALHLYEEVLGKVQANYVDSPRWSDVAREGLKQLDVALKEEIFATKNLKNVSQDQINRVRQMLNENVNWQNVGSPQQAVEMANYTAELMWQNLGVIPTATILEFACGTAASLDPYTSFLTQDQLNEVFSQIKGNFVGLGVELKADENSLLIVHSINGSPAYQAGIRAGDRIVAVDGQRTEVISTNKAADMLKGEIGSSVRVTVVSPNMPARELVVRRDRVEVPSVDNVHIMDNEAKVGYLKITSFQENTPADLSQALWKLHRDGMRALVIDLRGNPGGLLRASVDMVDLFVEQGTIVKTRGRNAREDFDYTAHMPGTWRVPLVVLIDANSASASEIFAGAIRDHGRGTVVGQRSYGKGSVQGIFPLETAGTGLRLTTAKFFSPSGRAISRNGVMPDVNVRVTAKPAIDGNQYVGDTAPQHDPVMDAGLMAARQLLGAPGALSNRSLDQR, from the coding sequence ATGCACAAAACATCAAAACCATATAAGAAGTGGGCGCTTGCTCTTCTTGTCGCCTTGGTCACTCTGGTACCGGCAACCTCTTATGGTCAGGTCCAGATTCCTGCTGAAGCCAGAATTGACGAAACCGCGGTTCGCGAGGTTTTGGCCAACGGCGAGCAGCTTGAACGCCAAGGGCGATGGGGCGAAGCACTCACTTTCTATGAAGACGCTTTGCGTTTGAACGGCTTCGACACCAGTGTTCAGCGTAAAGCGAATCTGGCTCGGCTGCACTACGATGTCGGACGACGGTACGCCGACCAGAGCTTTATCCGCTCGGTCGACAGCATGAGTCGAGAAGACGCATTGCACCTCTATGAAGAAGTCTTGGGTAAGGTTCAAGCGAACTACGTCGATTCGCCTCGTTGGAGCGATGTGGCCCGCGAAGGTTTGAAGCAATTGGATGTCGCTCTGAAAGAAGAGATCTTCGCTACCAAGAACCTGAAAAACGTTAGCCAAGACCAGATTAATCGCGTTCGGCAGATGCTCAACGAGAACGTCAACTGGCAAAACGTTGGTTCGCCGCAGCAAGCCGTCGAGATGGCAAACTACACCGCAGAACTGATGTGGCAAAACCTGGGTGTGATTCCTACGGCGACAATTTTAGAGTTTGCTTGTGGCACGGCCGCTTCCCTCGACCCTTATACAAGCTTCCTCACCCAAGATCAGCTGAACGAAGTCTTCTCGCAAATCAAAGGTAACTTTGTGGGGCTTGGCGTCGAGCTGAAAGCCGACGAGAACTCGTTGCTAATTGTTCACTCCATCAATGGAAGCCCTGCCTACCAGGCCGGCATCCGTGCTGGTGATCGAATTGTGGCGGTCGACGGGCAGCGAACCGAAGTGATTTCGACCAACAAAGCGGCTGACATGCTTAAGGGTGAGATCGGATCCTCGGTTCGGGTGACGGTCGTTTCGCCGAATATGCCTGCTCGCGAGTTGGTGGTTCGCCGCGATCGGGTAGAGGTGCCTAGCGTTGACAACGTGCACATCATGGATAACGAAGCAAAGGTTGGTTATCTCAAGATCACTAGCTTCCAAGAAAACACGCCTGCCGATCTCAGCCAAGCTTTGTGGAAGCTGCACCGCGACGGGATGCGAGCGTTGGTGATCGATCTGCGGGGCAACCCAGGCGGGCTGTTGCGTGCTTCGGTCGATATGGTCGACTTGTTCGTCGAGCAAGGAACGATTGTAAAGACTCGCGGGCGGAATGCTCGGGAAGACTTCGATTACACGGCCCACATGCCAGGAACTTGGCGGGTGCCGCTAGTTGTGCTGATCGATGCCAACTCGGCCAGTGCTAGTGAAATCTTTGCCGGAGCGATTCGCGATCACGGTCGAGGAACGGTTGTCGGCCAACGAAGCTACGGTAAGGGTTCGGTGCAGGGGATCTTCCCGCTGGAAACCGCTGGTACCGGTCTTCGTCTGACAACGGCGAAGTTCTTTTCGCCGAGTGGCCGAGCGATCAGCCGTAACGGGGTTATGCCAGACGTCAATGTTCGTGTGACTGCCAAGCCGGCCATCGACGGGAACCAGTACGTGGGCGACACCGCACCACAGCACGATCCCGTAATGGATGCTGGGCTCATGGCTGCTCGGCAACTGTTGGGTGCCCCTGGGGCCCTCTCGAACCGGTCACTGGATCAGCGATAA